A genomic segment from Necator americanus strain Aroian chromosome III, whole genome shotgun sequence encodes:
- a CDS encoding hypothetical protein (NECATOR_CHRIII.G9058.T2), with translation MQTEFLAMDAVVEHITMSTTTSRKRPDGQQIRPHPPTASQFEVWVAKRTRRVQEQRQTAPRSRTDPLQYRLCAKFLRFKRLVDGYVRICHFRRVMMCVLGCSRFVSDALNSVWIRFVSDFDSLNDAEGFHPEFAHQHFGDNETIYGYDDLAVNLYYSATTMFLYPELSFSTVVSSVEKDMKEDNIIAKLKDQLPSDQMSMMVDSKEQFQVLLAKQKNFKPYGELITKFSARDKCFELYKITESSPEFDSFLARVQSLALWYIDASQYTDNSDPLWMHYFLFESKANEAGDGSRVYALAGYASLYRFYAYPERIRPRIAQILLLPQFRKSGIGAKLLNAVYKDLCSIKAVLDITAEDPADNFVLLRDYVDCVNCSKLPEFAPEKLKDGFTAEMRDAAQQKLKINKRQSRRVYEILRLKCTNMKNPAEAKAFRLDVKRRLELPMRRNERDWKKIQRALDDDEYAQVAASCVNTEQKMQQLQQLYEAEVDAYKMTIQRMTVHPDI, from the exons ATGCAGACAGAGTTCCTCGCCATGGATGCAGTTGTGGAGCACATAACGATGTCCACAACGACGTCACGAAAGCGTCCGGACGGACAGCAGATCCGTCCGCACCCGCCGACGGCGTCGCAATTCGAAGTGTGGGTCGCAAAGcggacgcgacgcgtccaAGAACAGCGCCAAACCGCTCCACGGTCTCGCACAGATCCCCTGCAATATCGACTTTGCGCGAAATTTCTCCGCTTTAAACGACTCGTCGATGGTTACGTTCGAATCTGCCACTTTCGGCGGGTTATGATGTGTGTTTTGGG ATG TAGTCGCTTTGTTTCTGATGCCTTAAACTCGGTTTGGATTCGATTTG TTTCTGACTTCGATTCACTTAATGACGCAGAAGGCTTTCATCCTGAATTTGCTCATCAACATTTCGGTGATAA TGAAACTATTTACGGGTATGATGATCTCGCAGTCAATTTGTACTACTCAGCCACGACCATGTTTTTGTACCCAGAGCTGTCGTTCTCAACAGTAGTGTCGAGCGTTGAGAAGGACATGAAA GAAGATAACATCATAGCTAAGCTGAAAGATCAATTGCCGAGTGATCAAATGAGCATGATGGTGGATTCAAAGGAACAGTTTCAAGTGCTACtggcaaagcaaaaaaatttcaaaccttATGGAGAACTGATCACGAAATTCAGTGCGA GAGACAAATGCTTCGAGTTGTACAAAATCACTGAGAGCTCTCCGGAGTTTGATAGTTTCCTCGCTAGGGTCCAGTCACTTGCTCTGTGGTACATTGACGCTTCTCAATACACTGACAACAGCGACCCTCTTTGGATGCATTATTTTCT GTTCGAGTCCAAGGCAAATGAAGCGGGCGATGGGTCACGTGTATATGCTCTTGCTGGGTATGCTTCGTTGTACAGGTTTTACGCATACCCAGAGAGAATAAGGCCAAGAATTGCACAAATATTGCTTCTGCCACAATTCAG GAAGAGCGGCATAGGCGCCAAACTGCTGAATGCGGTGTATAAGGATCTTTGCTCAATAAAGGCAGTCTTGGACATAACTG CTGAGGACCCCGCTGACAACTTCGTCCTGCTTCGTGACTACGTTGATTGTGTGAACTGTTCCAAGCTTCCGGAATTCGCTCCTGAGAAACTAAAGGATGGCTTCACCGCTGAAATGAGAGATGCAGCACAGCAGAAGTTGAAGATCAACAAG CGTCAATCTCGTCGTGTTTATGAAATATTACGTCTCAAATGCACGAACATGAAGAATCCAGCAGAGGCGAAGGCCTTCAGATTGGATGTGAAGAGAag GTTGGAACTTCCTATGAGGAGGAATGAACGTGattggaagaaaattcaaagagcCCTGGATGACGATGAGTATGCTCAG GTAGCTGCTTCATGCGTAAACACAGAACAAAAGATGCAACAGCTGCAACAGCTCTACGAAGCGGAAGTGGATGCGTACAAAATGACTATTCAACGAATGACTGTTCATCCAGATATTTAA
- a CDS encoding hypothetical protein (NECATOR_CHRIII.G9057.T1), with amino-acid sequence MNSHAFKECRAICSLSMLLTQHLFLAPLRGFRSKPLSYSRFTRESLRNRLHRQNLKQPIKEQGSQAPYAADIIPVRPVSHLLKALGFTVAVGAGAFTVSIISDYERQSQSLKTLFEKARFSNFSANDWRNLSDGDKCALYLVGANLLVFALWRVKKLQLFMWRYFSNSFSSKSLCMPMALSVFSHYSLIHLALNMYVVWSFTNVTVDKFLGPDQFWAFYLTAGVVSSLFGLTHKALARSSVRAVGASGAILGMLGYTCMKIPEARLKIVFVPGFDFSAQSAIIGILLFDLAGLLFRFRLFDHAAHLGGTLFGVFYALIGDDLIWNSYGSIVERAYRYLRK; translated from the exons ATGAATAGTCATGCCTTCAAAGAGTGTCGTGCCATTTGTAGTTTA AGCATGCTGCTCACACAACACTTATTCCTTGCTCCGCTAAGAGGGTTTCGGTCGAAACCTTTATCCTACAGTCGGTTCACTCGCGAATCGTTAAGGAACAGATTACATCGACAAAACCTTAAACAACCTATTAAAGAACAAG gatCTCAAGCTCCTTATGCTGCTGATATTATTCCCGTTCGTCCAGTCAGTCACTTGCTGAAAGCGTTAGGGTTTACTGTTGCG GTTGGCGCAGGTGCGTTTACTGTCTCAATAATCAGTGACTACGAACGACAATCACAGAGTTTGAAGACATTGTTCGAAAAAGCAAGGTTCTCCAA TTTTTCCGCGAATGACTGGAGAAACCTGAGTGACGGTGACAAGTGCGCCCTTTACCTAGTTGGCg CGAACCTTTTGGTTTTTGCTTTATGGAGGGTGAAAAAGTTGCAGCTTTTCATGTGGCGATATTTCAGCAACAGTTTCTCTTCCa AAAGTCTTTGTATGCCCATGGCGTTAAGCGTCTTTTCTCACTACAGTTTAATCCATCTTGCTCTAAATATGTATGTGGTCTGGTCTTTCACAAATGTTACCGTAGACAAGTTTCTAGGACCAGATCAA TTTTGGGCGTTCTATTTGACGGCTGGAGTAGTTTCATCATTATTTGGTCTTACTCACAAAGCTTTAGCAAGGTCTTCAGTACGAGCTGTTGGAGCG AGTGGAGCGATTCTTGGAATGTTAGGATATACCTGCATGAAAATACCTGAAGCACGGCTCAAAATTGTATTTGTACctggttttgatttttctgctcAGTCAGCAATCATTGGTATTTTGCTTTTCGATCTGGCAGGCCTTTTGTTCAG GTTTCGCTTGTTTGACCATGCAGCTCATCTAGGAGGCACTTTATTCGGCGT TTTTTACGCACTCATAGGCGACGATCTCATTTGGAACAGTTACGGCAGTATTGTGGAGCGTGCCTATAGATATCTGAGAAAGtga
- a CDS encoding hypothetical protein (NECATOR_CHRIII.G9058.T1), which yields MVRMEHDNILAASSSRFVSDALNSVWIRFVSDFDSLNDAEGFHPEFAHQHFGDNETIYGYDDLAVNLYYSATTMFLYPELSFSTVVSSVEKDMKEDNIIAKLKDQLPSDQMSMMVDSKEQFQVLLAKQKNFKPYGELITKFSARDKCFELYKITESSPEFDSFLARVQSLALWYIDASQYTDNSDPLWMHYFLFESKANEAGDGSRVYALAGYASLYRFYAYPERIRPRIAQILLLPQFRKSGIGAKLLNAVYKDLCSIKAVLDITAEDPADNFVLLRDYVDCVNCSKLPEFAPEKLKDGFTAEMRDAAQQKLKINKRQSRRVYEILRLKCTNMKNPAEAKAFRLDVKRRLELPMRRNERDWKKIQRALDDDEYAQVAASCVNTEQKMQQLQQLYEAEVDAYKMTIQRMTVHPDI from the exons ATGGTGAGAATGGAGCATGACAATATACTTGCTGCTTCAAGTAGTCGCTTTGTTTCTGATGCCTTAAACTCGGTTTGGATTCGATTTG TTTCTGACTTCGATTCACTTAATGACGCAGAAGGCTTTCATCCTGAATTTGCTCATCAACATTTCGGTGATAA TGAAACTATTTACGGGTATGATGATCTCGCAGTCAATTTGTACTACTCAGCCACGACCATGTTTTTGTACCCAGAGCTGTCGTTCTCAACAGTAGTGTCGAGCGTTGAGAAGGACATGAAA GAAGATAACATCATAGCTAAGCTGAAAGATCAATTGCCGAGTGATCAAATGAGCATGATGGTGGATTCAAAGGAACAGTTTCAAGTGCTACtggcaaagcaaaaaaatttcaaaccttATGGAGAACTGATCACGAAATTCAGTGCGA GAGACAAATGCTTCGAGTTGTACAAAATCACTGAGAGCTCTCCGGAGTTTGATAGTTTCCTCGCTAGGGTCCAGTCACTTGCTCTGTGGTACATTGACGCTTCTCAATACACTGACAACAGCGACCCTCTTTGGATGCATTATTTTCT GTTCGAGTCCAAGGCAAATGAAGCGGGCGATGGGTCACGTGTATATGCTCTTGCTGGGTATGCTTCGTTGTACAGGTTTTACGCATACCCAGAGAGAATAAGGCCAAGAATTGCACAAATATTGCTTCTGCCACAATTCAG GAAGAGCGGCATAGGCGCCAAACTGCTGAATGCGGTGTATAAGGATCTTTGCTCAATAAAGGCAGTCTTGGACATAACTG CTGAGGACCCCGCTGACAACTTCGTCCTGCTTCGTGACTACGTTGATTGTGTGAACTGTTCCAAGCTTCCGGAATTCGCTCCTGAGAAACTAAAGGATGGCTTCACCGCTGAAATGAGAGATGCAGCACAGCAGAAGTTGAAGATCAACAAG CGTCAATCTCGTCGTGTTTATGAAATATTACGTCTCAAATGCACGAACATGAAGAATCCAGCAGAGGCGAAGGCCTTCAGATTGGATGTGAAGAGAag GTTGGAACTTCCTATGAGGAGGAATGAACGTGattggaagaaaattcaaagagcCCTGGATGACGATGAGTATGCTCAG GTAGCTGCTTCATGCGTAAACACAGAACAAAAGATGCAACAGCTGCAACAGCTCTACGAAGCGGAAGTGGATGCGTACAAAATGACTATTCAACGAATGACTGTTCATCCAGATATTTAA
- a CDS encoding hypothetical protein (NECATOR_CHRIII.G9057.T2) produces MEEFSFPFPPYDIQLDLMREIKQCIDKQQVGIFESPTGTGKSLSVLCATMTWLEEFERQTEEDLIRNSNLKESVDEEDWIAAHKKKLEVMRIKDDAYDKLKTLQKVKEKLADANAGFIKHDRKRRHIDAESEEGGDLAECAPPEDYASDEEVDLGNEQPLKVVKVFYASRTHSQLEQLLDELKKTRFAPRVVTAASRQTLCANDSVRHLKFSHLINEKCMELRKGCGAEGKRLKLDGKENCSTSKKSCKCPYYKSETIEELSNEILARVTSNPKEVFDRGKQLSACPYFSTRLSLPLCQLVLLPYQVVLHASTRAAWGIDLKGNVLVLDEAHNVLETLGSLYSAEVTSVSTTLALSLVREYIDIYRSRLKAKNLMYVKQILAVVAAIDQYLRKNSSNSDEVLTIQGLLITLGLTDINLFKLVHYMDVTDMCRKFHGFYVRSLKSKVNVSKQPVAQGGIAKLMAAKKPANPEPAPAVDDKNRTYPSPLFTIKGFLEALSNRCEDGRIVVERKGTAAKLRFILLNPASRLMEVVKEARATLLIGGTMEPAGLLVDCLSRAGVESGIRRFTCSHVIDDHQLLALSIAQNSRNERFTLTYESRNNVECVRSVAETLLMLAREVPNGCVAFFTSYDYLSQFLSVIQKNGTVRKCQLKKELFVESRGASVDIWDRFAAAARIGDGAILFAVAGGKLSEGINFSDELGRAVFMVGLPYPNKNSVELKEKMTYLDSQLPGGGNQLYQSLCMHAVNQAIGRAIRHRNDYAVVYLLDSRFTRNDIISKLPGWISKRLKCPSSFAEAIGLTKMFFQQKKKLSEPI; encoded by the exons ATGGAGGAATTTTCGTTTCCATTTCCTCCGTATGACATACAGCTGGATCTAATGAGGGAGATAAAGCAGTGCATTGATAAGCAGCAG GTTGGGATTTTCGAATCTCCAACAGGAACAGGGAAATCCTTGAGTGTTTTGTGCGCGACGATGACATGGCTTGAAGAGTTCGAGAGACAAACCGAAGAGGATCTGATCAGGAACTCGAATCTTAAGGAAAGCGTCGacgaagagg ACTGGATAGCTGCACACAAAAAGAAGTTGGAAGTGATGAGAATCAAAGATGACGCCTACGACAAACTGAAGACGCTACAGAAGGTTAAGGAAAAACTAGCAGATGCAAACGCTGGCTTTATAAAACATGATCGGAAGCGTCGTCACATCGACGCTGAGTCAGAGGAAGGTGGCGATTTAGCG gaatgcGCACCACCTGAAGATTATGCCTCCGATGAAGAGGTGGACCTGGGCAATGAACAACCTTTGAAAGTTGTGAAGGTGTTTTATGCATCTCGTACACATTCTCAGTTGGAGCAACTTCTAGACGAGTTGAAGAAGACGAG GTTCGCTCCTCGTGTTGTTACGGCTGCGTCACGACAGACGCTTTGTGCAAATGATAGCGTTCGTCATTTGAAATTCAGCCATTTGATCAATGAAAAGTGCATGGAATTACGAAAAGGATGCGGCGCAGAAGGGAAACGCCTGAAACTTGACGGAAAAGAG AATTGCTCGACTTCTAAAAAATCCTGCAAATGTCCCTACTACAAATCCGAGACTATTGAAGAACTTTCCAACGAGATCCTCGCCAGAGTCACATCCAATCCGAAAGAA GTATTTGATCGTGGAAAACAACTTTCTGCGTGTCCTTATTTCTCTACGAGATTGTCGTTACCGCTTTGTCAGCTGGTTTTGCTACCGTACCAG GTGGTTCTTCATGCGTCAACTCGAGCCGCTTGGGGAATTGACTTGAAGGGAAATGTTTTGGTCCTCGATGAAGCACATAATGTACTGGAAACATTAG GATCACTGTATTCAGCTGAAGTCACGTCAGTTTCTACTACACTAGCTTTGTCGCTAGTTCGTGAATATATCGACATTTACAG ATCTCGATTAAAAGCCAAGAATCTAATGTACGTGAAGCAGATTCTGGCCGTTGTAGCCGCTATAGACCAGTATTTgcgaaaaaattcttctaacTCTGACGAAGTGTTAACCATCCAAGGTCTCTTGATAACG CTGGGACTCACAGATATAAACCTATTCAAACTTGTCCATTACATGGATGTTACCGATATGTGCAggaaatttcatggattttatgTACGATCATTGAAATCGAAAGTAAACGTTTCGAAACAACCTGTCGCCCAGGGTGGGATCGCTAAATTGATGGCTGCTAAGAAGCCAG CGAATCCCGAGCCTGCTCCGGCTGTGGATGATAAAAATCGAACCTATCCGTCTCCACTGTTCACTATTAAAGGATTTTTGGAGGCTCTTAGTAACCGATGTGAAGATGGGAGAATCGTAGTTGAGAGAAAAGGAACTGCTGCCAA ACTGCGCTTCATACTGCTAAATCCGGCCTCACGCTTAATGGAAGTCGTGAAAGAGGCGCGAGCGACTCTTCTAATTGGGGGAACAATGGAGCCAGCCGGTCTTTTG GTCGACTGTCTGTCCCGTGCTGGTGTTGAGAGTGGAATTCGACGCTTCACCTGTTCCCATGTTATCGACGATCACCAACTTCTTGCGCTTTCTATAG ccCAAAATTCTCGAAATGAGCGATTCACCCTTACTTATGAATCAAGAAATAATGTGGAATGT GTAAGATCAGTAGCAGAAACTTTACTAATGCTGGCACGGGAAGTACCAAATGGCTGTGTTGCTTTCTTCACCAGTTACGACTACCTGTCCCAGTTTTTGTCAGTTATACAGAAAAATGGGACGGTGAGGAAGTGTCAG CTGAAAAAGGAGCTGTTTGTGGAATCTCGCGGCGCGTCTGTGGACATTTGGGATCGCTTCGCAGCTGCCGCTCGGATTGGAGATGGTGCTATACTGTTCGCGGTGGCTGGCGGGAAACTTAGCGAAG GAATCAACTTCAGCGATGAGCTAGGGAGAGCGGTTTTTATGGTTGGACTACCGTATCCGAACAAAAACAGTGTGGAACTTAAGGAAAAGATGACG TACCTGGATTCTCAACTGCCCGGGGGAGGAAATCAGCTGTATCAGTCGCTGTGTATGCATGCAGTTAATCAAGCTATAGGACGAGCCATAAGACACAGAAATGACTATGCGGTGGTGTATCTACTTGATTCGAG ATTCACTCGGAATGACATTATCTCGAAATTACCCGGTTGGATATCTAAACGTCTCAAGTGCCCGAGTTCTTTTGCCGAAGCCATAGGAttaacaaaaatgtttttccagcagaaaaaaaaattaagtgaacCCATATAA
- a CDS encoding hypothetical protein (NECATOR_CHRIII.G9057.T3) codes for MEEFSFPFPPYDIQLDLMREIKQCIDKQQVGIFESPTGTGKSLSVLCATMTWLEEFERQTEEDLIRNSNLKESVDEEDWIAAHKKKLEVMRIKDDAYDKLKTLQKVKEKLADANAGFIKHDRKRRHIDAESEEGGDLAECAPPEDYASDEEVDLGNEQPLKVVKVFYASRTHSQLEQLLDELKKTRFAPRVVTAASRQTLCANDSVRHLKFSHLINEKCMELRKGCGAEGKRLKLDGKENCSTSKKSCKCPYYKSETIEELSNEILARVTSNPKEVFDRGKQLSACPYFSTRLSLPLCQLVLLPYQVVLHASTRAAWGIDLKGNVLVLDEAHNVLETLGSLYSAEVTSVSTTLALSLVREYIDIYRSRLKAKNLMYVKQILAVVAAIDQYLRKNSSNSDEVLTIQGLLITLGLTDINLFKLVHYMDVTDMCRKFHGFYVRSLKSKVNVSKQPVAQGGIAKLMAAKKPANPEPAPAVDDKNRTYPSPLFTIKGFLEALSNRCEDGRIVVERKGTAAKLRFILLNPASRLMEVVKEARATLLIGGTMEPAGLLVDCLSRAGVESGIRRFTCSHVIDDHQLLALSIAQNSRNERFTLTYESRNNVECVRSVAETLLMLAREVPNGCVAFFTSYDYLSQFLSVIQKNGTVRKCQLKKELFVESRGASVDIWDRFAAAARIGDGAILFAVAGGKLSEGINFSDELGRAVFMVGLPYPNKNSVELKEKMTYLDSQLPGGGNQLYQSLCMHAVNQAIGRAIRHRNDYAVVYLLDSRFTRNDIISKLPEVEHAAHTTLIPCSAKRVSVETFILQLHRQNLKQPIKEQGSQAPYAADIIPVRPVSHLLKALGFTVAVGAGAFTVSIISDYERQSQSLKTLFEKARFSNFSANDWRNLSDGDKCALYLVGANLLVFALWRVKKLQLFMWRYFSNSFSSKSLCMPMALSVFSHYSLIHLALNMYVVWSFTNVTVDKFLGPDQFWAFYLTAGVVSSLFGLTHKALARSSVRAVGASGAILGMLGYTCMKIPEARLKIVFVPGFDFSAQSAIIGILLFDLAGLLFRFRLFDHAAHLGGTLFGVFYALIGDDLIWNSYGSIVERAYRYLRK; via the exons ATGGAGGAATTTTCGTTTCCATTTCCTCCGTATGACATACAGCTGGATCTAATGAGGGAGATAAAGCAGTGCATTGATAAGCAGCAG GTTGGGATTTTCGAATCTCCAACAGGAACAGGGAAATCCTTGAGTGTTTTGTGCGCGACGATGACATGGCTTGAAGAGTTCGAGAGACAAACCGAAGAGGATCTGATCAGGAACTCGAATCTTAAGGAAAGCGTCGacgaagagg ACTGGATAGCTGCACACAAAAAGAAGTTGGAAGTGATGAGAATCAAAGATGACGCCTACGACAAACTGAAGACGCTACAGAAGGTTAAGGAAAAACTAGCAGATGCAAACGCTGGCTTTATAAAACATGATCGGAAGCGTCGTCACATCGACGCTGAGTCAGAGGAAGGTGGCGATTTAGCG gaatgcGCACCACCTGAAGATTATGCCTCCGATGAAGAGGTGGACCTGGGCAATGAACAACCTTTGAAAGTTGTGAAGGTGTTTTATGCATCTCGTACACATTCTCAGTTGGAGCAACTTCTAGACGAGTTGAAGAAGACGAG GTTCGCTCCTCGTGTTGTTACGGCTGCGTCACGACAGACGCTTTGTGCAAATGATAGCGTTCGTCATTTGAAATTCAGCCATTTGATCAATGAAAAGTGCATGGAATTACGAAAAGGATGCGGCGCAGAAGGGAAACGCCTGAAACTTGACGGAAAAGAG AATTGCTCGACTTCTAAAAAATCCTGCAAATGTCCCTACTACAAATCCGAGACTATTGAAGAACTTTCCAACGAGATCCTCGCCAGAGTCACATCCAATCCGAAAGAA GTATTTGATCGTGGAAAACAACTTTCTGCGTGTCCTTATTTCTCTACGAGATTGTCGTTACCGCTTTGTCAGCTGGTTTTGCTACCGTACCAG GTGGTTCTTCATGCGTCAACTCGAGCCGCTTGGGGAATTGACTTGAAGGGAAATGTTTTGGTCCTCGATGAAGCACATAATGTACTGGAAACATTAG GATCACTGTATTCAGCTGAAGTCACGTCAGTTTCTACTACACTAGCTTTGTCGCTAGTTCGTGAATATATCGACATTTACAG ATCTCGATTAAAAGCCAAGAATCTAATGTACGTGAAGCAGATTCTGGCCGTTGTAGCCGCTATAGACCAGTATTTgcgaaaaaattcttctaacTCTGACGAAGTGTTAACCATCCAAGGTCTCTTGATAACG CTGGGACTCACAGATATAAACCTATTCAAACTTGTCCATTACATGGATGTTACCGATATGTGCAggaaatttcatggattttatgTACGATCATTGAAATCGAAAGTAAACGTTTCGAAACAACCTGTCGCCCAGGGTGGGATCGCTAAATTGATGGCTGCTAAGAAGCCAG CGAATCCCGAGCCTGCTCCGGCTGTGGATGATAAAAATCGAACCTATCCGTCTCCACTGTTCACTATTAAAGGATTTTTGGAGGCTCTTAGTAACCGATGTGAAGATGGGAGAATCGTAGTTGAGAGAAAAGGAACTGCTGCCAA ACTGCGCTTCATACTGCTAAATCCGGCCTCACGCTTAATGGAAGTCGTGAAAGAGGCGCGAGCGACTCTTCTAATTGGGGGAACAATGGAGCCAGCCGGTCTTTTG GTCGACTGTCTGTCCCGTGCTGGTGTTGAGAGTGGAATTCGACGCTTCACCTGTTCCCATGTTATCGACGATCACCAACTTCTTGCGCTTTCTATAG ccCAAAATTCTCGAAATGAGCGATTCACCCTTACTTATGAATCAAGAAATAATGTGGAATGT GTAAGATCAGTAGCAGAAACTTTACTAATGCTGGCACGGGAAGTACCAAATGGCTGTGTTGCTTTCTTCACCAGTTACGACTACCTGTCCCAGTTTTTGTCAGTTATACAGAAAAATGGGACGGTGAGGAAGTGTCAG CTGAAAAAGGAGCTGTTTGTGGAATCTCGCGGCGCGTCTGTGGACATTTGGGATCGCTTCGCAGCTGCCGCTCGGATTGGAGATGGTGCTATACTGTTCGCGGTGGCTGGCGGGAAACTTAGCGAAG GAATCAACTTCAGCGATGAGCTAGGGAGAGCGGTTTTTATGGTTGGACTACCGTATCCGAACAAAAACAGTGTGGAACTTAAGGAAAAGATGACG TACCTGGATTCTCAACTGCCCGGGGGAGGAAATCAGCTGTATCAGTCGCTGTGTATGCATGCAGTTAATCAAGCTATAGGACGAGCCATAAGACACAGAAATGACTATGCGGTGGTGTATCTACTTGATTCGAG ATTCACTCGGAATGACATTATCTCGAAATTACCCG AAGTAG AGCATGCTGCTCACACAACACTTATTCCTTGCTCCGCTAAGAGGGTTTCGGTCGAAACCTTTATCCTACA ATTACATCGACAAAACCTTAAACAACCTATTAAAGAACAAG gatCTCAAGCTCCTTATGCTGCTGATATTATTCCCGTTCGTCCAGTCAGTCACTTGCTGAAAGCGTTAGGGTTTACTGTTGCG GTTGGCGCAGGTGCGTTTACTGTCTCAATAATCAGTGACTACGAACGACAATCACAGAGTTTGAAGACATTGTTCGAAAAAGCAAGGTTCTCCAA TTTTTCCGCGAATGACTGGAGAAACCTGAGTGACGGTGACAAGTGCGCCCTTTACCTAGTTGGCg CGAACCTTTTGGTTTTTGCTTTATGGAGGGTGAAAAAGTTGCAGCTTTTCATGTGGCGATATTTCAGCAACAGTTTCTCTTCCa AAAGTCTTTGTATGCCCATGGCGTTAAGCGTCTTTTCTCACTACAGTTTAATCCATCTTGCTCTAAATATGTATGTGGTCTGGTCTTTCACAAATGTTACCGTAGACAAGTTTCTAGGACCAGATCAA TTTTGGGCGTTCTATTTGACGGCTGGAGTAGTTTCATCATTATTTGGTCTTACTCACAAAGCTTTAGCAAGGTCTTCAGTACGAGCTGTTGGAGCG AGTGGAGCGATTCTTGGAATGTTAGGATATACCTGCATGAAAATACCTGAAGCACGGCTCAAAATTGTATTTGTACctggttttgatttttctgctcAGTCAGCAATCATTGGTATTTTGCTTTTCGATCTGGCAGGCCTTTTGTTCAG GTTTCGCTTGTTTGACCATGCAGCTCATCTAGGAGGCACTTTATTCGGCGT TTTTTACGCACTCATAGGCGACGATCTCATTTGGAACAGTTACGGCAGTATTGTGGAGCGTGCCTATAGATATCTGAGAAAGtga